Proteins found in one Litorihabitans aurantiacus genomic segment:
- the deoC gene encoding deoxyribose-phosphate aldolase, whose translation MTRTDADVAALALATLDLTDLGDAATLEGAQELVARASQHGVAAVCVWPRFVAASAQALAGTGVKVATVVNFPSGDEAVADVVAMTRAAVADGADEIDVVLPYRAFLAADVPAAEAVLDGVREAAGAAVVKVIIESGELGAAPVIEAAARLAIDHGAEFVKTSTGKSPVSATPEAAEAILGVIAGLPDGARSVGFKASGGIRSVADARVYVEIADRLLGEDWISPATFRFGASSLLDDVLRVLGSEDSRAPESPTAY comes from the coding sequence ATGACACGCACCGACGCCGATGTGGCTGCCCTCGCCCTCGCCACGCTCGACCTGACCGACCTCGGCGACGCCGCCACGCTCGAGGGCGCCCAAGAACTCGTCGCTCGCGCCTCTCAGCACGGGGTGGCCGCCGTGTGCGTCTGGCCACGCTTCGTCGCCGCGAGCGCGCAGGCGCTGGCCGGCACCGGCGTGAAGGTCGCCACGGTCGTCAACTTCCCCTCGGGGGACGAGGCCGTGGCCGACGTCGTCGCGATGACGCGCGCCGCCGTCGCCGACGGGGCGGACGAGATCGACGTCGTCCTGCCCTACCGCGCGTTCCTCGCGGCCGACGTCCCGGCGGCCGAGGCGGTGCTCGACGGCGTGCGCGAGGCAGCGGGCGCGGCCGTCGTCAAGGTGATCATCGAGTCGGGCGAGCTCGGGGCGGCGCCGGTGATCGAGGCGGCCGCGCGGCTCGCGATCGACCACGGCGCCGAGTTCGTCAAGACCTCGACGGGCAAGTCGCCCGTCTCGGCGACGCCCGAGGCGGCCGAGGCGATCCTCGGCGTGATCGCGGGGCTGCCCGACGGCGCGCGGTCGGTCGGGTTCAAGGCGTCCGGCGGGATCCGCTCGGTCGCGGACGCACGCGTGTACGTCGAGATCGCCGACCGCCTGCTCGGCGAGGACTGGATCTCGCCCGCGACGTTCCGGTTCGGCGCCTCCAGCCTGCTCGACGACGTGCTGCGCGTGCTCGGCAGCGAGGACTCGCGCGCCCCGGAGTCGCCCACCGCGTACTGA
- a CDS encoding MFS transporter, which yields MSVTTRRDERVAPAVPPTAGAPGANPTPAHRSGVLPVMLALMMAMFVSMLAATVVSTSLPVIIADLGGDQAAFTWVVTAILLATTVSTPVWGKLADLFDRKVLLQLALVIFVVATAVAGLSRSTEMLIAMRVVQGLGAGGLAALSQIVMADVVSPASADGTRACSGVRWPWGPSVARSSADSSPTPRAGGGTSTWRSRSPSPPS from the coding sequence ATGTCGGTCACCACCCGCCGGGACGAACGCGTCGCCCCCGCCGTCCCGCCCACCGCCGGAGCTCCCGGTGCCAACCCCACCCCGGCGCACCGCTCCGGGGTGCTGCCGGTGATGCTCGCGCTCATGATGGCGATGTTCGTCTCGATGCTCGCGGCGACGGTCGTGAGCACGTCGCTGCCGGTCATCATCGCCGACCTCGGCGGTGACCAGGCCGCGTTCACGTGGGTCGTCACGGCGATCCTGCTGGCCACCACGGTCAGCACGCCCGTGTGGGGCAAGCTGGCCGACCTCTTCGACCGCAAGGTGCTGCTGCAGCTCGCGCTCGTCATCTTTGTCGTGGCCACGGCCGTGGCCGGCCTCTCGCGCAGCACCGAGATGCTCATCGCCATGCGTGTGGTGCAGGGTCTGGGTGCCGGCGGTCTCGCGGCGCTGTCGCAGATCGTCATGGCCGACGTCGTGTCCCCCGCGAGCGCGGACGGTACGCGGGCCTGTTCGGGGGTGCGATGGCCGTGGGGACCGTCGGTGGCCCGCTCCTCGGCGGATTCCTCACCGACGCCGCGGGCTGGCGGTGGAACTTCTACGTGGCGATCCCGTTCGCCGTCGCCGCCCTCGTGA
- a CDS encoding MFS transporter, translating to MAVGTVGGPLLGGFLTDAAGWRWNFYVAIPFAVAALVMLQRSLHLPRHASTRARIDYPGIVGLSVGFSLILLWVSLGGNQVPWASVTSLSMIGGAVVVLAVSVWWELRAPEPLLPLTMFRNRTFTLAVIASIATGVAMFGTSVYLAQYMQLARGATPLESGVMTIPMMGGLLIASTVIGTVVSRTGIWKRYVVTGSIAMVVGLVLLSTLHYDTPFWIVGVSMATLGAGVGMVMQNLVIVTQDAVETRHLGVATSAVTFFRSLGGTIGVSAMGAILGSVVASQIRTGVGGLAPADQVTAADALGGGEIPTVSALPDVLRTLVESAYGIGTGRVFLAAVPLALVTVVAVLRLPNRPLGTQTGVERRAAEGGPAAAAGVAEVDDVPHVIDVVEDSAVETGSAVAGLAPVGSGRERDTAHAHPGD from the coding sequence ATGGCCGTGGGGACCGTCGGTGGCCCGCTCCTCGGCGGATTCCTCACCGACGCCGCGGGCTGGCGGTGGAACTTCTACGTGGCGATCCCGTTCGCCGTCGCCGCCCTCGTGATGCTGCAGCGCTCGCTGCACCTCCCGCGCCACGCCTCCACGCGGGCGCGCATCGACTACCCCGGGATCGTCGGGCTGTCGGTCGGGTTCTCGCTGATCCTGCTGTGGGTCTCGCTCGGCGGGAACCAGGTGCCGTGGGCGTCGGTGACGTCGCTGTCGATGATCGGGGGCGCCGTCGTGGTCCTCGCCGTCTCGGTGTGGTGGGAGCTGCGGGCGCCCGAGCCGCTGCTGCCGCTGACGATGTTCCGCAACCGCACGTTCACCCTGGCCGTGATCGCGTCGATCGCCACCGGTGTCGCGATGTTCGGCACCTCGGTCTACCTCGCGCAGTACATGCAGCTGGCGCGCGGCGCGACGCCGCTCGAGTCCGGTGTGATGACGATCCCGATGATGGGCGGTCTGCTGATCGCCTCCACCGTGATCGGCACGGTCGTGAGCCGCACGGGGATCTGGAAGCGCTACGTCGTCACCGGGTCGATCGCCATGGTGGTCGGCCTCGTGCTGCTCTCGACGCTGCACTACGACACCCCGTTCTGGATCGTCGGGGTCTCGATGGCCACGCTCGGCGCGGGCGTCGGCATGGTGATGCAGAACCTCGTGATCGTGACGCAGGACGCGGTGGAGACCCGCCACCTGGGGGTGGCGACCAGCGCGGTCACCTTCTTCCGCAGCCTCGGCGGCACGATCGGGGTGTCGGCGATGGGGGCGATCCTCGGGTCGGTGGTCGCCTCGCAGATCCGGACCGGCGTGGGCGGCCTCGCCCCCGCCGACCAGGTGACGGCGGCCGACGCGCTCGGCGGCGGAGAGATCCCCACGGTCTCCGCGCTGCCCGACGTGCTGCGCACGCTGGTGGAGTCGGCCTACGGGATCGGGACGGGCCGGGTGTTCCTCGCGGCCGTGCCGCTGGCGCTCGTGACGGTGGTCGCCGTGCTGCGGCTGCCGAACCGGCCGCTGGGGACGCAGACCGGCGTCGAGCGCCGCGCCGCGGAGGGTGGACCCGCGGCCGCCGCCGGCGTTGCTGAGGTCGACGACGTCCCGCACGTGATCGACGTCGTCGAGGACTCCGCGGTCGAGACCGGGAGCGCCGTGGCCGGGCTCGCGCCGGTCGGATCCGGGCGCGAGCGCGACACGGCGCACGCGCACCCGGGAGACTAG
- a CDS encoding MarR family winged helix-turn-helix transcriptional regulator yields the protein MTDSAAADVTAVDPRVPGLVQHDAAAVALVEEQVSVLFQRAKLLWRRAAESVHPDLQPVGYRMLNYLVRRGPTNAGVLADFLDTDRSVVSRQAKVLGGLELITVEPDPADGRGRLLRATEPACVLVERTRASMTQTLFGGSVRSTPTR from the coding sequence ATGACCGACAGCGCCGCCGCCGACGTGACCGCAGTGGACCCGCGGGTGCCGGGCCTGGTGCAGCACGACGCGGCCGCCGTCGCGCTCGTCGAGGAGCAGGTCTCCGTGCTGTTCCAGCGGGCGAAGCTGCTGTGGCGGCGGGCGGCGGAGTCGGTCCACCCGGACCTCCAGCCGGTCGGGTACCGGATGCTGAACTACCTGGTGCGCCGCGGGCCGACGAACGCCGGGGTGCTGGCGGACTTCCTCGACACCGACCGCAGCGTCGTGAGCCGGCAGGCGAAGGTGCTCGGCGGGCTCGAGCTCATCACCGTCGAGCCCGACCCTGCCGACGGCAGGGGTCGGCTGCTGCGCGCGACGGAGCCGGCGTGCGTCCTGGTCGAACGGACGCGCGCGTCGATGACGCAGACCCTCTTCGGGGGCTCGGTGCGCTCGACGCCGACGAGGTGA
- a CDS encoding prealbumin-like fold domain-containing protein: MDPHDPGVHAPPGEAATLRFDVEVVDDAWFGRVRNVAGVRGDLAPTACPVVTGPLPPVDVVDPACQTVHPVTGLVELQKTGLDGDGTSVPMAGSTFAIHTVLDTADGPALGPVDASVVPVAVEGVTGRFRVPGIAVGTHYLVETAAPEGYSLLAQPVLLRVGADRSVTLDPGAGPTVTVTNPAAGAATGFSLVTVRDVPRFTIPEAGGTGDAAPRALGLALVATSLALLGLLTLRHRAGPRTTSTTTAPIPAGEIPCP, encoded by the coding sequence GTGGACCCTCACGACCCCGGCGTTCACGCTCCCCCGGGGGAGGCGGCGACGCTGAGGTTCGACGTCGAGGTCGTCGACGACGCGTGGTTCGGTCGGGTGCGGAACGTCGCGGGGGTCCGCGGCGACCTCGCGCCCACGGCGTGCCCCGTCGTCACCGGCCCGCTGCCGCCGGTCGACGTCGTCGACCCCGCGTGCCAGACCGTGCACCCGGTCACGGGGCTCGTCGAGCTGCAGAAGACGGGGCTCGACGGCGACGGTACGAGCGTCCCGATGGCGGGTTCGACCTTCGCGATCCACACGGTGCTCGACACCGCCGACGGTCCGGCGCTCGGTCCGGTCGACGCCTCGGTCGTCCCGGTCGCGGTGGAGGGCGTGACGGGTCGGTTCCGGGTGCCCGGGATCGCGGTCGGCACGCACTACCTCGTCGAGACCGCCGCGCCCGAGGGCTACTCGCTCCTGGCGCAACCCGTGCTGCTGCGCGTGGGTGCCGACCGCAGCGTCACCCTCGACCCCGGTGCGGGACCCACCGTGACGGTGACGAACCCGGCTGCGGGTGCTGCGACGGGGTTCTCGCTCGTCACCGTGCGCGACGTCCCGCGCTTCACGATCCCCGAGGCGGGCGGGACCGGCGACGCCGCACCGCGCGCCCTCGGCCTCGCCCTCGTGGCGACCTCCCTGGCCCTGCTGGGCCTCCTCACGCTCCGGCACCGCGCCGGACCTCGAACGACGTCGACCACCACCGCCCCTATCCCCGCAGGAGAGATCCCATGTCCATGA
- a CDS encoding SpaH/EbpB family LPXTG-anchored major pilin codes for MSMTTRVRRRRALAAGLVGGLLLALGAGTAAAAPVIAPGTLGSLTVHKYEQPDVPTGLPNDGSELTDPIPGAEPLNGAQFTLYRVTGIDLTTNAGWVAAEALERTFDPATVRSGDGATVVGDYPIVQQGDPVTTAGEGTAVFANLPIALYLVVETGTPAGFSPAASFMVTVPLTQTDPGTQEQGWDYDVHVYPKNPAFTASKTVTDAVDQDPATEGYQIRYEILGDIPAQGMDRYVVIDTLHESLTYAPDATHSDIIVSVTGGAASVPLDFGVHYAVDLPTPGAGVTTQDVAIDVNTAGLAVIRAAGDASASARVSVSILVTVDSIAEITNVAQVFPSQAAVNGAPTLTPGVESKWGDVTIVKSSSTGTSALGGAEFELFYTTGPSWDGTTVVAPGGPATATAAVQLTIDGETVFPTAGNGRVTLGPLRYSDLSDGGAVTPGDPGYRHYWLREVTPLAGHELLAAPVGFTVIDASTSTSVPTRVEMPIVNVASNAGFTLPFTGGVGTVWFSVAGVLLLAGATLVLARQRSRRRRVSFA; via the coding sequence ATGTCCATGACCACCCGGGTGCGCCGACGGCGCGCCCTCGCCGCCGGCCTCGTCGGTGGGCTCCTGCTCGCGCTCGGCGCGGGCACGGCTGCCGCCGCTCCGGTGATCGCACCGGGCACGCTCGGTTCCCTGACCGTGCACAAGTACGAGCAGCCGGACGTGCCGACCGGGCTGCCGAACGACGGGTCCGAGCTGACCGACCCGATCCCCGGTGCCGAGCCCCTGAACGGCGCCCAGTTCACCCTCTACCGCGTCACCGGTATCGACCTGACGACGAATGCCGGCTGGGTGGCGGCCGAGGCGCTCGAGCGCACTTTCGACCCGGCCACAGTTCGTTCCGGCGACGGCGCGACCGTGGTGGGCGACTACCCGATCGTGCAGCAGGGGGATCCCGTGACGACCGCGGGTGAGGGCACGGCGGTGTTCGCCAACCTGCCGATCGCCTTGTACCTGGTGGTCGAGACGGGCACGCCTGCCGGGTTCTCACCGGCGGCCTCGTTCATGGTCACCGTGCCCCTGACGCAGACCGATCCGGGAACGCAGGAGCAGGGGTGGGACTACGACGTTCACGTCTACCCCAAGAACCCCGCCTTCACGGCCTCGAAGACCGTGACGGACGCGGTGGACCAGGACCCGGCCACCGAGGGCTACCAGATCAGGTACGAGATCCTCGGGGACATCCCCGCCCAGGGGATGGATCGGTACGTCGTGATCGACACGCTGCACGAGAGCCTCACGTACGCGCCCGATGCGACGCACAGCGACATCATCGTCTCGGTCACGGGTGGCGCGGCCTCGGTTCCTTTGGACTTCGGGGTCCACTACGCCGTCGATCTGCCCACCCCCGGGGCAGGGGTCACCACCCAGGACGTGGCGATCGACGTGAACACCGCCGGCCTCGCCGTGATCCGGGCGGCGGGGGACGCGTCCGCGTCAGCCCGCGTCAGCGTCTCGATCCTCGTGACCGTCGACTCGATCGCGGAGATCACGAACGTCGCCCAGGTCTTCCCGAGCCAGGCGGCCGTGAACGGTGCGCCGACCCTCACCCCGGGAGTCGAGTCCAAGTGGGGCGACGTCACGATCGTCAAGTCCTCCTCCACAGGCACCTCGGCGCTGGGCGGGGCGGAGTTCGAGCTCTTCTACACGACCGGCCCCTCCTGGGACGGCACCACCGTCGTCGCCCCCGGCGGACCCGCCACTGCGACCGCCGCCGTCCAGCTGACCATCGATGGCGAGACCGTCTTCCCCACCGCCGGCAACGGGCGCGTCACGCTCGGCCCGCTGCGGTACAGCGACCTGTCCGACGGCGGCGCTGTCACCCCCGGCGACCCCGGCTATCGCCACTACTGGCTCCGCGAGGTCACACCACTCGCCGGTCACGAGCTGCTCGCGGCGCCCGTGGGCTTCACCGTCATCGACGCCAGCACGAGCACGTCGGTCCCGACCCGCGTGGAGATGCCCATCGTCAACGTCGCCAGCAACGCGGGTTTCACGTTGCCGTTCACGGGCGGTGTCGGCACGGTGTGGTTCAGCGTGGCCGGTGTGCTCCTGCTGGCCGGAGCGACCCTGGTGCTCGCGCGTCAGCGGTCCCGCCGACGCCGGGTGTCGTTCGCCTGA
- a CDS encoding class C sortase, producing the protein MSWQQWLVVAIAVGGVGVLQYPSAASWFTARVQTGQVASYGEAVAALPDASAAELLAEAHAYNAWLPRGPLRDPFRPDGVVEQTAVGDYVADYYTKLAVPGVEPMARLLVPEIDVDLPVLHGTDPGALTRGVGHIFGSSLPVGGASTHSVLTAHSGQIGATLFDDLDRLGPGSRFEIHVLGETLHYRVDQILEVLPQESDSLQVTDGTDLVTLITCTPVGVNTHRLLVRGERVDAPTVPGEGQAEVALPPTGPGFPWWAVIVTATGVVSYVVTRAAVPPPDAPTGASAARGSRRPAHADVAIPARSAASSRR; encoded by the coding sequence ATGTCGTGGCAGCAGTGGCTCGTCGTGGCCATCGCCGTCGGAGGCGTAGGGGTGCTGCAGTACCCGTCCGCGGCGTCGTGGTTCACGGCCCGGGTGCAGACGGGGCAGGTCGCGAGCTACGGCGAGGCGGTGGCGGCGCTCCCGGACGCCTCGGCGGCGGAGCTGCTGGCGGAGGCGCACGCGTACAACGCCTGGCTGCCGCGCGGGCCGCTCCGCGATCCCTTCCGACCGGACGGTGTGGTCGAGCAGACCGCCGTCGGGGACTACGTCGCCGACTACTACACGAAGCTCGCGGTCCCCGGGGTCGAGCCGATGGCGCGGCTCCTCGTCCCGGAGATCGACGTCGACCTGCCCGTGCTGCACGGGACGGACCCGGGGGCGCTGACCCGCGGGGTCGGGCACATCTTCGGCTCCTCGCTCCCGGTCGGTGGTGCGAGCACCCACAGCGTGCTGACGGCGCACTCCGGGCAGATCGGCGCCACGCTCTTCGACGACCTGGATCGTCTCGGACCCGGCTCACGGTTCGAGATCCACGTCCTCGGTGAGACGCTCCACTACCGCGTGGACCAGATCCTCGAGGTCCTGCCGCAGGAGTCGGACAGCCTCCAGGTCACCGACGGCACCGACCTCGTCACCCTCATCACGTGCACACCGGTCGGCGTCAACACCCACCGCCTGCTGGTCCGCGGTGAACGGGTGGACGCTCCGACGGTGCCGGGGGAGGGGCAGGCTGAGGTGGCGCTCCCGCCGACGGGGCCCGGGTTCCCGTGGTGGGCGGTGATCGTCACCGCGACGGGCGTGGTGAGCTACGTCGTCACCCGTGCGGCGGTCCCGCCACCGGACGCTCCGACGGGCGCGTCAGCCGCACGAGGCTCGCGCCGACCCGCTCACGCCGATGTCGCCATCCCCGCGCGCAGCGCGGCCTCCTCCCGTCGGTAG
- a CDS encoding SprT-like domain-containing protein, producing the protein MNLFEARRLAVTLLHHHRLEGWRVEFSRAKTRSGQCRHERRALVLSAPLVAVMSEHEVTETVLHEIAHALVGPEHGHDGVWRATAQRIGATGRVSLHTSAAAPHDWAGTCPRGHVAQRHRRPAHPMSCGDCAREFDVTAIVTWRYKGRDVPMTPAYRREEAALRAGMATSA; encoded by the coding sequence ATGAATCTGTTCGAGGCCAGGCGGCTCGCCGTCACCCTGCTGCACCACCACCGGCTCGAGGGCTGGCGGGTCGAGTTCAGCCGCGCCAAGACCCGGTCGGGCCAGTGCCGGCACGAGCGGCGCGCCCTCGTGCTCAGCGCACCGCTCGTCGCCGTCATGTCCGAGCACGAGGTCACCGAGACGGTGCTGCACGAGATCGCGCACGCCCTCGTCGGTCCGGAGCACGGGCACGACGGCGTGTGGCGCGCCACCGCGCAGCGCATCGGTGCCACCGGGCGGGTCTCGCTGCACACGTCGGCCGCCGCGCCCCACGACTGGGCCGGCACCTGCCCGCGCGGCCACGTCGCGCAGCGGCACCGCCGCCCGGCGCACCCGATGTCGTGCGGCGACTGCGCCCGCGAGTTCGACGTGACCGCGATCGTCACGTGGCGCTACAAGGGGCGCGACGTCCCGATGACGCCCGCCTACCGACGGGAGGAGGCCGCGCTGCGCGCGGGGATGGCGACATCGGCGTGA
- a CDS encoding trypsin-like serine protease: protein MRRATLGLTAVPAAAAVLFAVATPAGADPDTPAAASPDPTEATAEVTSNVPADLLEYATAVDLAYPEVSLVWDEGASALRVVLDPGADAVEATALAVERGVEAEVVVEEAIYGQAELKRAASDLVASGGATWAAPSPAGSGLEIGVEIATAQQGGDSPSSAPQSEAPAETPAGIPVEVVEEAPVELASRDLDSSPFSAGADISRLGDQPGRINLCSTSFAFTHTLAGGATEERLFTADHCGATGQTWHTGRSLSNPVVGTMTAPAPGVPNADIATIGGQDYAARSYRGPNTSAETLSVSGYSTAIVNSTLCYSGAPSGTVCDNRVQNVGLTIDYGSGFVYENLTRTTQVAGIPAAGSGDSGGPVYALTEDGRASAVGVISGISNGGSRCSGDPSSQSRQCSRTAFFAPVDEYFANNPQASILTSS, encoded by the coding sequence GTGCGCAGAGCCACACTGGGCCTGACGGCGGTTCCCGCCGCCGCAGCCGTCCTGTTCGCCGTCGCGACGCCGGCGGGTGCCGACCCCGACACCCCGGCGGCAGCCTCGCCGGATCCGACGGAGGCGACCGCCGAGGTGACGAGCAACGTGCCCGCGGACCTGCTGGAGTACGCGACCGCCGTCGACCTCGCCTACCCCGAGGTCTCGCTCGTGTGGGACGAGGGCGCGAGCGCGCTGCGCGTCGTGCTCGACCCCGGCGCGGACGCCGTGGAGGCGACCGCGCTCGCCGTGGAGCGTGGCGTCGAGGCGGAGGTCGTGGTCGAGGAGGCCATCTACGGCCAGGCGGAGCTGAAGCGGGCGGCCTCCGACCTCGTCGCCTCGGGCGGGGCGACCTGGGCGGCCCCGAGCCCCGCCGGGAGCGGGCTCGAGATCGGCGTCGAGATCGCCACCGCGCAGCAGGGAGGCGACTCGCCGTCGTCCGCACCGCAGTCCGAGGCACCCGCCGAGACGCCCGCAGGCATCCCTGTCGAGGTCGTGGAAGAGGCTCCGGTCGAGCTGGCCTCGCGGGATCTCGACAGCTCCCCGTTCTCCGCGGGGGCCGACATCTCCCGCCTCGGCGACCAGCCCGGTCGCATCAACCTGTGCTCGACGAGCTTCGCGTTCACCCACACGCTCGCGGGCGGCGCCACCGAGGAGCGGCTGTTCACCGCCGACCACTGCGGTGCGACCGGCCAGACCTGGCACACCGGTCGCAGCCTGAGCAACCCCGTCGTCGGCACGATGACCGCCCCGGCACCGGGCGTCCCGAATGCGGACATCGCCACGATCGGCGGACAGGACTACGCCGCTCGCTCCTACCGTGGGCCGAACACCTCGGCGGAGACCCTTTCCGTGTCCGGGTACTCCACGGCGATCGTCAACTCGACGCTCTGCTACTCCGGCGCCCCCAGCGGGACGGTCTGCGACAACCGGGTGCAGAACGTGGGGCTGACCATCGACTACGGCTCGGGCTTCGTCTACGAGAACCTGACGCGCACGACGCAGGTCGCGGGGATCCCGGCAGCCGGCAGCGGCGACTCCGGCGGACCGGTCTACGCGCTCACCGAGGACGGGCGAGCGAGCGCCGTCGGTGTCATCAGCGGAATCTCGAACGGCGGCTCGCGATGCTCGGGCGACCCGTCGTCCCAGAGCCGCCAGTGCAGCCGGACCGCATTCTTCGCCCCGGTCGACGAGTACTTCGCCAACAACCCGCAGGCCAGCATCCTGACCTCGAGCTGA
- a CDS encoding glycoside hydrolase family 13 protein has product MTERTDALDPTPGDAVAPPGNAASQTRTSRRDRRRETRRPWWHTAVVYQVYPRSFADTNGDGVGDIPGITSRLDHLAELGVDVVWLSPVYRSPHDDNGYDISDYTDVDPLFGSLDDLDHLIAEAAERDIGIVMDLVVNHTSDEHEWFRDSASSADSVKRDWYWWRPARPGTTPGEPGAEPTNWGSFFSGSAWQYDEASGEYYLHLFSRKQPDLNWENPEVRAEVYAMMRSWLARGVAGFRMDVINLISKRVGPGGALADGPERPDGWGDGSAQYVDGPRMHAFLAEMHEQVFDAFPGTYLTVAETPGVTLEQAREYTDPERREVDMVFQFEHVGLDHGPGGKFDPRPLHLPDLKANLARWQEGLAETGWNSLYLGNHDQPRAVSRWGDDGEHRVVSAKTLALVLHLHRGTPYVYQGEELGMPNAGFTALEQYRDLESLNYAADAERRGLDADDVLRGLAAQSRDNARTPVPWDDSPHGGFTTGEPWIAMTPGWERTNARAQRADQGSVFHHYRRLIELRHTDPVVVDGAFALLAPEHESLWAFTRTTEDSQLVVLANLSGGELAVDLAAIGVEGGADLHDVAVASHAEAARPDGEGRIVLRPWESVVFRRAV; this is encoded by the coding sequence GTGACCGAACGCACCGACGCCCTCGATCCCACCCCCGGTGACGCCGTCGCGCCCCCGGGGAACGCGGCGTCGCAGACCAGGACCAGCCGCCGCGACCGCCGACGCGAGACGAGGCGCCCGTGGTGGCACACCGCCGTCGTCTACCAGGTCTACCCGCGCAGCTTCGCCGACACGAACGGCGACGGCGTGGGCGACATCCCCGGCATCACGAGCCGACTCGACCACTTGGCCGAGCTCGGCGTCGACGTGGTGTGGCTCTCGCCCGTCTACCGCTCGCCGCACGACGACAACGGCTACGACATCTCCGACTACACCGACGTCGACCCGCTGTTCGGCTCCCTCGACGACCTCGACCACCTCATCGCGGAGGCGGCGGAGCGCGACATCGGCATCGTCATGGACCTGGTGGTCAACCACACGAGCGACGAGCACGAGTGGTTCCGCGACAGCGCCTCGAGCGCCGACAGCGTGAAGCGCGACTGGTACTGGTGGCGCCCCGCGCGCCCCGGCACCACCCCGGGTGAGCCGGGCGCCGAGCCGACGAACTGGGGCTCGTTCTTCTCGGGCAGCGCCTGGCAGTACGACGAGGCCTCGGGGGAGTACTACCTGCACCTGTTCAGCAGGAAGCAGCCCGACCTCAACTGGGAGAACCCGGAGGTCCGCGCCGAGGTCTACGCGATGATGCGCTCGTGGCTGGCGCGCGGCGTCGCCGGCTTCCGCATGGACGTCATCAACCTGATCTCCAAGCGCGTCGGTCCGGGTGGGGCGCTCGCGGACGGACCGGAACGGCCCGACGGGTGGGGCGACGGCTCGGCGCAGTACGTCGACGGCCCGCGCATGCACGCGTTCCTCGCCGAGATGCACGAGCAGGTCTTCGACGCCTTCCCCGGCACGTACCTGACCGTCGCCGAGACCCCCGGCGTCACGCTCGAGCAGGCCAGGGAGTACACGGACCCGGAGCGTCGTGAGGTCGACATGGTGTTCCAGTTCGAGCACGTGGGGCTCGACCACGGCCCCGGCGGCAAGTTCGACCCGCGACCGCTGCACCTGCCCGACCTCAAGGCGAACCTCGCGCGCTGGCAGGAGGGTCTCGCCGAGACGGGCTGGAACTCCCTGTACCTCGGCAACCACGACCAGCCGCGCGCGGTGAGCCGGTGGGGCGACGATGGCGAGCACCGCGTCGTCTCCGCCAAGACCCTCGCGCTGGTGCTGCACCTGCACCGCGGCACGCCGTACGTCTACCAGGGCGAGGAGCTCGGGATGCCGAACGCGGGGTTCACCGCGCTCGAGCAGTACCGCGACCTGGAGAGCCTCAACTACGCGGCCGACGCGGAGCGCCGCGGCCTCGACGCGGATGACGTCCTGCGCGGACTCGCCGCGCAGAGCCGCGACAACGCGCGCACCCCGGTGCCCTGGGACGACTCGCCGCACGGCGGCTTCACCACGGGCGAGCCGTGGATCGCCATGACGCCGGGCTGGGAGCGGACCAACGCCCGCGCCCAGCGCGCGGACCAGGGCTCGGTCTTCCACCACTACCGCCGCCTGATCGAGCTGCGCCACACCGATCCGGTCGTGGTCGACGGCGCGTTCGCGCTCCTCGCCCCCGAGCACGAGTCGCTGTGGGCGTTCACGCGGACGACCGAGGACTCCCAGCTCGTCGTGCTCGCGAACCTCTCGGGCGGGGAGCTCGCCGTCGACCTCGCAGCGATCGGTGTTGAGGGCGGAGCGGATCTCCACGACGTCGCCGTCGCCTCGCACGCGGAGGCCGCCCGGCCCGACGGCGAGGGCCGGATCGTCCTGCGACCGTGGGAGAGCGTGGTGTTCCGCCGGGCGGTGTGA
- a CDS encoding Rv0909 family putative TA system antitoxin translates to MALDDIIAKAKNALGDGKADGAIDKAAEMIKDRTSDDVDAKVDRAAEAAKNFLDKKQP, encoded by the coding sequence ATGGCTCTGGACGACATCATCGCCAAGGCGAAGAACGCGCTCGGCGACGGCAAGGCCGACGGCGCGATCGACAAGGCCGCCGAGATGATCAAGGACCGCACGTCCGACGACGTCGACGCCAAGGTCGACCGCGCGGCCGAGGCCGCGAAGAACTTCCTGGACAAGAAGCAGCCGTAG
- a CDS encoding Rv0909 family putative TA system antitoxin: MGLGDITGKAKDALGGGKADEHIDKGVDAVQEKTPDQVDQHVETGGDKLKDHLNKG; encoded by the coding sequence ATGGGACTCGGAGACATCACCGGCAAGGCCAAGGACGCGCTCGGCGGCGGCAAGGCCGACGAGCACATCGACAAGGGTGTGGATGCCGTCCAGGAGAAGACCCCGGACCAGGTCGACCAGCACGTGGAGACCGGCGGGGACAAGCTGAAGGACCACCTGAACAAGGGCTGA